Part of the Myxococcus fulvus genome, GACCTCTGGAACCGTCGCAGACAGGCGCTCCCCGACGAGGTGCAGGTGGTCCTCGCGGGCAACACGCACACGCGCACCGTCGCGGGCACGCCGTGGGACAAGACCTTCACGCCCATGGCCCACTTGCTGAAGGCCTCGCGGCTCGTCGTGCTGGAGATGAGCTATGCGCAGGGCACGCGGTGGGGTTGTGATCTGGACCGCGCCGGGAAGATCCAGTGCGGTTTCGTCGGCGCGACGCCCAGCGGACGCGTGGCGGCGATGCCGGGCCTGTCACCCCACATCAGCCTGTTCGAGGCGCCCACGTCCGAGGGCACGCACGGACTGCTCTACGTGGGCGAGCTGTCGCCGTCACTCCCGGCCATCTCGCCCCACAAGGAAGCACCGCCGCCCGCGAACCTCCGAGCGCCGCGATACATGAGCGACGACAAGCCGCCCATGTTCTAGGCGTCAGCGGACCGCGGTGGAGATCTTCTTGAACTCGGGCGTGCCCGCGCGCCCGAGCACGTCGAACAAGGCGGTCTCCACCGTCGCCACCACGGCGCCCGCGTCACGGCACAAGTCCAGCCCCACCCGGCGGTCCTCGGTCGAACGAGACAGCAGCGCGTCGGCCAGCAGCACCGGCAACAGCCCCTTCTGCGTCAAATCCCTCGCCGTCTGGAAGACGCAGATGTGCGTCTCCATTCCCGCCACGAGCACCTGCTTGCGCTCACCCAATTGCGCGAGCACGTCCGGCACCGCGGCGCTGAACTCGAGCTTCTCCACCGCCTTGAAGCTCCCCAGGTACATCTTCAAGAGCGAGTGCGTGGGCCCCAGCCCCTGCGGGTACTCCTCGGTGACGATGATGGGCAGTCCCAGCGCGCGGGCCCCCTGGATGGCGGCGTTGGTGCGCGCGAGCATCCGGTCCAACGCATCGCGCTCCATGGCCGCGCACAGGCGCTCCTGGACATCGACGATGAGCAGCGCGGTCTGGTCTTGCGTGAGACGGAAGGTGGCCATGCCCCCTCCTCGCGCGAATGGCGCGGGGCCGTCAAGCGCGTGGCACGGTGGACGCCCGACGCCTCACGCTTCAGCGCGGCCCGCTTCGGGCGGACAACACTCGCGGCACAGCGTCCGGTTGCGACCGTGCGCCACGGCCAGCAGGACGCCGCCGCCCACGGTGAGTCCCACCTCCCACGCCTCGCTCGCGCCCTCGGGCACCAGGAAGGCTCCGGCGCCGAGCAACCCGAGGCCACCCACCGCGAGCACCGGCACCCACGCGCGGCGGTGCAGCCGCCACCCCGGGAGGAAGGCCGCGAGCGCGCCGAGCAGCGCCAACACCAGCAGCCCGCGATGAGCCCCCTCCCCGCCCAGCCACCCCGCCAGCGCCGCGGGCAACAGCCCGAGCACCGCGGGGAGCACCAGGCAATGCACGACACACAACGCGGAGAGCAGCTGCCCCACGCCATCCCAGCGCGAGGGCGCGACGGCGCTCCGTTCGAGAGCACTCAACAGGACACCTTCTCCAGGGGACGGAAGTCGGGAGGAACCGGGGGCGGCGCCTCCGCCGTGTGGACCAGTCGCAGGATGCGCCCGCGGCCGGAGATGTACGTGCGCGCGCGCCGCAGCTCCGGCAGGTGCTCGTCCGCGTCACGCCACCGCTCCAGGAAGCGCTCGAAGTCCTGCACCGCGAGCACCCGCTCTCCCATCGCCACGTGCGTCTCCGCCAGGAGCAGCCGGTAGTGGCCACACGCGGGCCGCTCCTCCACCAACGCGCGCGCCAGCTCCAGCGCCTTCTGCTCGCGCTCACCGCGCAGCCGCGCTCGGGCCAGCGTCTCCCGCGCGGGGCGGGAGAAGGCCGAGGGCCCCGCGGTCCGCAGCCGACGCTCCATGCGCCACGCGCGCACCAGCGTCGCCTCGGCGCGGCCACCATCGCCCCGGCGTGACTCCAGCGCGCCGCGCAGCTCCTGCTCGGCCACCTCCACGACGCGGGCGACATCGCGTGGACACAGCTGCCGTCCCTCGGCGCGGCGCAGCTCGGACAGGGGCGCGTGCAGCAGCGCGAGGGCATCACACGCGCGCTCCACCTCCGAGAGCCTGCCGGCATCCATCGCGTTGATGCCGCGCGTGTACAGGCGCATGCCATCGCGCAGGCCCCGCTCGGCCGCGGTGAGCTCGCCCGAAAGCTCCAGGGGCACGTCCGCCGCCGCGCGGCAGAAGCCGAAGCGCAGGTGCGCGGACACCAGCGTGGACGCCGCGAACAGGAGCGCCTGGGGCTCGCCGCCCGCGGACTCCACGCGCTGACGCAGCCGCCGCGCCCACGTCTGCGCGTCGCTGTACTGCCCCGCCTCCGCGCAGCCCTGGCTGAGCAGCCGCATGGCCAGCTCCGCGCACGGCGCGAAGGACGCGGGCAGCGACTCCGCCGCCAGGTACGCGTCATCCGTCTCCACGACGGCCTCCAGCACCCGGTAGGCCGCGTCCGTCTCGCCCAGCCGGCTCAAGAGCCGGCCCGAGGCCAGCAGCGCGGGGCTCGCTCCAGGCGCGAGCTTGGGCAGGCGCAGCGCGCTCTCATGGGCCGCCTCGGGGCGGGAGCTCGGCAGCGTCGCGCACACCCAGGCGTAGTGGACACCCACGTGGTCCGGGCTCGTGCGCATCAAGTCCCGCAACATCGCCTGCGCGTAGGGCTGACCCTGTCCGGGGCGGCCGTCCGGCTCGTAGCCGTCCACGAGGAAGCCCGCGAGCAGCAGCTTCGCCTCGACGTCCTCGGGATAGCGGTCGATGAGGCTCTCCATCTCGCGGATGAAGGCGTGGCGACCGTTGGCGGGGCCCTTGTCCGACAGCAGGCTGGCCGCGACGATGTAGCGCTGCTCCAGGTCCGGCAGGCCCTCGCTCAGCGCGAGCGCGCGGGCCATGGCCTCGGCTCGAGCGGCCGCGAAGCGCGCCCCCGGCCCGCGCGTCAGGGCCAGGCCCCACCACGCCATGGCCAGCTCCGGGTCGTGCCTCGCCGCCTCCGCGAAGGCGCGGCGGGCCTCCGAGCCCCAGCCCAGGTGCAGGAGGCTCAACCCCTGGTCGAACCAGGCCTGCGCCAGCGGCACGCGCGTGCTCACCTTCAGGTGCGAGGCGCCCAGTCCCTCGCGCAGCCGGGGACGCGGAAGCGCCTCGTCCGCGACGTCCTCCCAGGCGGCCTGGACGTAGACGGATGGCTCATCGTTGCGCAGCAGTCGCGACAGCATGATGTCCTCCCAGTGCCCCGGCATCCGAGGCGCCACAGGCTTCGAATCCACAACCCAGTGAGCGAATGCGCGCGCCGAGCCGCCACCACGCGGCGGCCAGCGCTTCCGGCGGAACCGGAGACGCCTTGCGACGCGACGCGACGCACGCACGCCTCCAGTCCAGTCCCACTTCCCGGAGCACCCAGTCCTCGTGCCCGGCCAACCACTCGGCCAGCTCCACCAGACACTGGTGGACCTCCCGCCGCTCTCCGACGGTGGCCGGAGCCCGCGAGGGGCCCAGCTCACTCGCCTGGAAGGCCGGGCGGGCGGGCGCGTGCGCGAGCCAGCGAGGGGCGAAGCCGTCCCGTGGGACGAAGACGGCCTGACCGCACTCGCACAGCGCACCGAAGCCCCAGAGCGACAGCCTGCCGCCGTGCGCCAGCGCGACGGAGTAGGCGCTCTGCCCCTCCACGCCCTCGGGCCGCGCGTGACGCGTGAGCCCTCGACGCAAGAGGAGGTTCCCCTCCGGGCAGCGCACGTCCTGTCCGAGACACCACATGGTGACGTCGAACAGGCGGTCCGCGTCCCGGAGGACGTCGCGGGGAAGCAACTGAAGGGCCTCGGTACCAGACATGGGGTCTCCGGGGCTCAGCTCGCGGACTTCTTCGCGGGGACGCCGGCGCGGATGGCCGCGTCACCGAACAGGGCCTTGGAGTCCACCGCCGCGCCGCCCTTCTTCGACAGCACCGCGTTGATGGCCCGCACCAGCTTGCCGCGCACCTTGCGGGGCAACGGCTTGTCCTCGAGCGCCGCCTGGAGCTGCTGCGAACTCACGCCCCGGCCACTCTTCGGCTTGGCGAGCGACAGCTCCGTGTAGCTCTTGCCCTGCGTCTCCTTGTCGCGCCGCTTCGAGGTCCGCTTGCGCGCGAGCGCCCGGCCATCACTCCCCTGCGCCTCCAGCTGGCGGGACAGGCGCAGCAACGCGTCGGAGGCAATCTGCTTCTCGGTCAGGAACTGCTGAAAGGTACCCATGGTCTTCTCTCCCAGGAGGGGCCGGCCACAAGGCCGACCCCGGATTCGGTTGAGGCAAGGCACGGGGCCCTCGCGAGGCCCCGGACACGTTGCCGGCTAGTGCTCGTGGCCCTCGTGCGACGCCTCCTCGATGACGAGGTTCACGGACGCGGAGGTGGTGGGGCCGAAGGTGAAGGTGAACGTGCCGACGGACAGCGGGACGACGTGGCGGCCCTTGATGTCGGTGCAGGACTCGGAGCTCTTGGCGCTCTCCTCGATCTCCACCGTCGCGCCGCTGGCGTCGGTGATGACCACCGGCACGTCCGCGCTCAGGTAGAGGACGTAGTCGGTGGCCTCCGCCGCGGCGAACGACACCGAGCCCCGACGGCCGCCCGCGCCATCCACCAGCGCGATGTCGTAGCGGCGGTGATCATTCGACACGGAGGGCGGAGTGCCCGTCAGCGTGGCGTTGACGGCCGTGGACGGGCCCTCGGCCAGGTGCTCGCACCCCTCGACATCGACGTCCTCGTCGTGCGGCTCGTCGTCACCGCAGGCGGTGGTGAGGAGCGCGGTGGACATCAGGAGGGCGGCCAGAAGCTTCTTGTTCATGTGTGTAGCTCCACGTGGATGGACTGCGGATACCCAGCCACCAACGCCGCCACGGACCCCACCCGCGAGGGCAGAGCCAAGACAGACATGGGCGACAGGGTGGGAATCGCGCGAACCGTGCGCGACACGGGGGGCGAGAGCGTGCACGCAGGGGAAACGAGTCATCCGGCGGCGCGTCGCGCGACGTCTGACGCGGGACTCCGAATTCCGGAGCCGGACGTCAGCTGTCGACCACGGACCGCGGCCTCCTCACGGCATGGCTGTGCCGGGAGCGAGGGACGCGTACCCTGGGTGCTGACTCAGGCGCGAGGCGGAGAGGCCTTGGGGGCCAGGTGCAGACGGGCCACGGGCTCCGCGTGGAAGCGGAACACGGCCAGCGCCGGCGAGGAACGGGTGGACACCCGGGTGATGACCGGGGTGACCTCCGTCGGAGGAGGACCCTCGCGACGGATCAACGTGTGGACGCAGTGGGCCTCGGAGCCGTGGCCTGCTGGAGCGTCGTCACGAGAAGTGAGCCGGACGTCGTCGAAGGACTCCTCGGCGACGGGGGCGGTGTGCGAGCCCCCCTCCTCCACGTGGACCACCTCACCGTGCTCCAGACACGTGGCGTGCTGGACCATGGCGAAGTGGAGCACCGTCCCCATGTACGCCAGCGCACACACAGCCGCGAGCGGCAGCGCCAGGAGGCGCGACCGGACGAGACGCGAGGGCAGCGAGTGGAGGGAGCGGCTCACGGTGATAGGGATTCCAGCGTTGAACGCAACGCGGTTGTAAGCCAGACGGAGCGCGCGTGCAAGTCACACGAGCGAGTCCGCGGCGCGCGCGGGCCTTGTTGCTTGTTGGCACACGCGACGTGAGGCGCCGTGCAGGCGGCGCGCCGATGGACCGGTGAGCCTGTCCGCGCATAGGTTCGCCGCCCCGGGCAGGCCCCGGCATCTCGAGAAGGACAGAAACACCCGTGCAAGAGCTCATCGACGTGCTGCGACACCAGGCGCGCCACTTCGCGCCCGAACTCGCGCAGCTCGCGTACAAGCGCGGACTCGCCGTCACCCAGTCGGACGGCACCACGCGCCCCATCCCCATCACCGCGACGCCCGTCATCCTCGACGCCGCGGAGATCCGCCGCCGCGCGGAGCTGTCCGCGCACCTGGCCTCCGCCACGGTGAAGATGGCGCGCGCGTGGCTCGCCGCGCCCGACGCCGAGCTGCTGCTGGGCTCGCTCTCCCCGCTCGAGCGCGCGCTCGCGGAGCGCACCTGGCCCCAGGCCGTGCGGCTGGCCACCACCCGCGTGGACTACTTCGTCTCCGGCGGCAAGCCGTGGGCGCTGGAGGTCAACGCCACCATCCCAGCCATGCAGGGCTACTCGGACATCGCGGCCCGCACGTTCATCGAGGTGGTGGCCCGCCACTTCCGCTATCCGGAGAAGGCGCTGCCCTCGCTGCTGACGCTCAACGGCAGCAACGCGCTGGCGCTCTATCGCGCGCTGCTGGACGGGTACGCCGCCGAGCGCCCCGGCCAGTTCCCCGACACGGTGGCGCTCTTGTGCCGTCGCAACGACGCGCAGATTTCCGAGCTGCGGTGGCTGTGCGAGCGCTTCCGTGAGTTCGGCGCCGACGCGGACATCGTGCACCCGGACGAGGTGTCCGGCGACACGACGTTCGAGGTGCGCGGCAAGAAGTACGACCTGGTCTACCGCCATCTCTTCGTGCGGCGGCTCGAGCAGCAGCCCTCGCCGTGGGTCGAGGACTTCCTCGCCACGGTGCCCGGCAAGAAGGCCGTGTTCCTCAACCCGCCCGCGTCGCAGGTCGAGGT contains:
- a CDS encoding isochorismatase family protein; protein product: MATFRLTQDQTALLIVDVQERLCAAMERDALDRMLARTNAAIQGARALGLPIIVTEEYPQGLGPTHSLLKMYLGSFKAVEKLEFSAAVPDVLAQLGERKQVLVAGMETHICVFQTARDLTQKGLLPVLLADALLSRSTEDRRVGLDLCRDAGAVVATVETALFDVLGRAGTPEFKKISTAVR
- a CDS encoding MerC domain-containing protein; translation: MSALERSAVAPSRWDGVGQLLSALCVVHCLVLPAVLGLLPAALAGWLGGEGAHRGLLVLALLGALAAFLPGWRLHRRAWVPVLAVGGLGLLGAGAFLVPEGASEAWEVGLTVGGGVLLAVAHGRNRTLCRECCPPEAGRAEA